The DNA window gcacagtggtgtactgaaattgtgctggagtggggtctcaatttagaattgtgaatctagtgtgggcttcacatcggcaatggcatagctcattgactgtgccttaatcattatgtatttaaaattttaaagaacaatTCGTACTGTTTTGAAGCAATCGTATtgtctcgggcctttccggcaagctcggaaaacattaTCCGaggttgttttccgagcttgaaggaATAAAGCTAGCTATtcatcataatatttaaaataactttgctttataagacctaagctactgttactttttgacatttacaatagAACACAAAACTTCTTGAGAAGATAaaaaaacgaaattcaaatggtacagtttatctacagtagtacagtaGTCCCAGAATCCTttactatggagtcgagcatgcgtattccaatGAAGAAGAttaacgtagttgctagcgctcgagagcgcaATAATGTGTATGTACAATTGAATTTCAAAACTTCTCCATCAAATAGCCGTTTAATACCTTCTTATTTTTTAACCCTTTTAAACTGTGTCTTCCCTTACAGGCATCGTTATGGGTTTTTTCTTATTATGAACATGTTTATGTTTCGCCTATTTTTAATCATAAGATActtataagttaaaaaaaaccaaatagacttaatttttaacaacaatTTAGAAAAAACCATTGCGCAGAACTGCTTCATTGAGATATGTTTGTATCATTAATCACTCAAGATACTTGATGATTTTGATGCAGTTGGTGTCGCATTCTCCGACCCAAAGATTTTCTTCTGAATCCAAGCACAAAGCATACGGATCCTTCAAACCGCATTTAATGTATCGTAAGAATGTTCCGTTTCGATCAATTACCCGAACGCAGTTATTATCGCGGTCTGCGACCAGGATACGACAACAACTGTCCGTTGCGATCCCGTGGGGATAGAAATTTTTGATAATTGGCGAATCAGATCCAGTGTAACGAAAGCGAAATTCTCCAGATTTTTTCAATACTATCACTGCCCGAGCATTCCAGTCAGAAACACAGATGTCACCATTTCCGTTCTCGCAAATGTACATGTTGTTTCGACCCGGTAAAAATAAAGGTTTTCCTGTGTTGTCGAATTGAATTTCTTGTTTTAGACTCCCGTTGGCAAACACTCCTACTTTGCTTTCCTCTTGATTGTTTGTTCTCATGCATACCATCAAATCTCCTTCTAAATTGAAGCATAGGCCATATGGAATCCACCCAGCCATGTCAACAAACTTCTCAATCCCTTTCTTGTTTACGAGATAAATACATTCATCTTCTTCGTGGGCAAATGCTATATGACCATCTTTATTTATCGCTATATCTTTCTGAATGCCTTTAGAAACGGCATTGAAGACATTCAATATAGAACCTGAGTTGtctagctgttttatttcttcgTCATCTCCATAGACCCAAACCTTGTCGTCCGACTCGCAGCAGATCCCTTTCAATTTTTTACCATGGGTGAAAATAGCTTTAATAAGTCTTGGTTCCGTCATTAACACTCTTGTGGATACCATAGAAATATCGCCTGTTTTGAATATCGTAAATCCAGGAAGAATGGAATGAACAGACGGTTTAAGAGAAACAACTtgttcaatgattttttcttccTTAATGTTTGGCATTATAAGTTTTGGTGGGCTGACATCTTTCATTGATGGAACAAGTCGCAATTCATCTACGCTCGACTTGTACTCAAGCATCTCAATAGGGTTGTTCTCTTCTAGGAGCCTATTATTTCTTTcaatacaatattttacttttttatacgAACCTTGCATTTCGTCTTTGTTGTCTTGCAAAATCTGCAGGTCTTCTTTAACCATGTTGGCCAGCTGCTTTTGGATTCTTTCTATTTCCCTATCGACGATTTTGTGCAATTCTTCTCCTAATTTCATGAGTGAACTATTTTCGTTATTGGTATGCTCAGTGTATATAGTGGCCTTCTCCTCCAGACCTTTTATGATCTTTGAATATTCAACCTGGAAGATTTTTAACTCCTTCAAATCACCTGTGATGGTCATCCGCGAAGTTTCACAAATGTCCTTCAAAACCTCTATACCATGTCGTTTGTGATTTCGAGTCGGACACAACTGACAGATTGGCACTTTACAGTCTTGACAGTAAAAAGTCTTTAGTTCTGTAGGGTGATCCACACATTTCTGCCACTCGTGATGCTTTGACGTGAACGGGATAATTTCGTGAGGTGTTGATTTGCTTTTATCGATGTGTTCATCTTTGCATTGTAGACAGAGATTTTTTTGACAAATCTTGCAATGATGTGTTACAGCTTCTGTACACTGACTGCAGCGAACAACATCTTGAGCGGTATTCATGGCTTTATAGACTACCTTgaaatttcattcaataaatttgtattaaatggatgtattttgcaaaatatgctacacaatataatatattctcAGCAAATTTGATTGTAAGTCTTAACGTCATTTTGAAAAGATTAACGAAAACACTAagattataaaaacaatttttgaaataaatgattagTGTTAAGAGGGCGCCAAAGTGTCCCTAAAGATTGTGGTTTCATACATGTTCTTTTAATATCGAGTTTTGTTGATTACGTTGTTGATTTGATACACAATATTTGATGTTaacttattgaattttttaattacatattgTGTTGAAAAGAGAATAAATTGTTAGAactctgatttttttaaaactaaatacacAAAAGTTGATGTCAACGCATCACAAAAGTTGATGTCAACGTATGTTAATGAAACCATAGTATGGTGTTTGTTTTCTTATCCAGACTAAAATACTATCATAAAAGATATTGTGGGTAAAGCAATGATTTATATTCTTTCCAAAATCCGTATTTTCCGGTGACAAATTAAAAAAGACTTTGAAGTAATATAAATGTTAATTACAttgtactttaaaattttaaaaaaatgctttaaaagcAGCAGAATGTTAATCGTTTATGAAGGTTTGggaaaatacaaatatatttcagatgatcttttttcttcattgacTAAATCACAGTCTATTAGAATTGGCAAACTTTTCGAGTCAAAATGAGAAATTAATGTAGATTcacattatttgaaaaatatattatttcatcaGTCTTTTATGTTCAAATGCCATATTGTTAACAGACAATTTGAGATTTCATTACATCGTGAAAAATATCAGAAAAGCAAACTAATTTCCATTAGAGAGGATGTTCTTTTTCCTCTTGTATGAATAACCAAATAACATaattacataaaattaaatactttaataATAATCCCAAGTATATTTAAatcaattcatatttttatatcaaagtcataaaatacatatatttatatctaacTAACTCAGGATATTTGGCTTCCATCAAAATCTGTTCAACCCCACTGAGGAGAATTTGTTATTTGGTCAGCGCTGTCGAAAAACTGTCATTTCGTCCGTGTTTAGCAAAAAACAATGCGGTAATATTTCCGATCATTTAAGCTATATTTCTACGAAAAAATGACGTATCAAATCTTTTTCATAAACATGATTTCCTGATAGCATATCGTGAACATCAATAGGTTAAATTGAGACTTATTCCCTTATATTCCGTGTGTTGAAAACCACGGCAGTTATAACACATAatacacacagggtactcaaaggttaaaatgacgagttttattatgacgttcatgcttgtggctgttacagtggctcttccattaatataaACTTACCGTTATGATAAAATAGGAATTTTatggtatgaatcacatttgcagacaaggcaagaagataaaaatgtaaatataagcattaaatcataatttttttaagtatacagtctcataactgcagcgatgtgtgcatacaaattttcataacgcacTAAcacgcgttactcaatttgcaTGCAATTATATAATAATGCTATAAAGAATTTCCTGTTGTGTTGAGATGCGTCGTTTTAAAACAGGATTCGAGTAGTCGTCCAAAACATCGGGAAGTTAAATACTTCTAATGCTGTTTGGGTACAAACATGCTGCAAGACATTGCTAGacagttatttattttataaattattgaaaaaaactCTTGCATAAGATATGACAATtaaaactgtcaaccatctcaaaagtTCACATTGCGAGATAAAGTttcaaagcagagcaaacaGGGACCTTTAAAAAGATAGAAGTGGAATCAGGTGCCTGGGATGATTAAGaagttataaaatatattgaaagaTAGTATCGATATTTATACGTTTTCTtcgtttttttaagtttattatgTATTAACCAATTTTTGGCTTGAAACCTGACgttttctatttgtattgtaGCTAGAAGAGAATCATATTGTAATTTTCGCGATTATCTAGTATTCCGGGTTTTGCAATTACGTTTTCAGtgcaaaatattcaataatCAAAACGTATGTATACCTTTCATTGTTTGTCataggaaataaaaaaacaagtagcccatggggccacattgctcacctgagcaacaatgactttatatggtcgttcaaaggatattgtaccatatggcccctcgatagaataacaaaaaataaataatgtaaagtattcgaattttacacttatttttgcatacacttgATCTTTGACACTGTACCTTTATGTAATaccatttttaacaaaaatatgagAATCCTATGCAAGATATGAAGCTAAATTTTTATAGGGGTATGCgctcattttcacaaattaaaaactttccaaaaatttaatttgtcttcccTATCATAAGcgactgttgtttacctggcgTAAACTCCCGTGACTTTttaaccttactcacttgattgatgaatacactgaaatgaaaaatgttgtcacgtgacatgtaAAAGATGTATTATAGacaatgtattgacaggcaaATCACTTTTTTACTAAGAcccatccattattttcatctttatttaataacaacaaatggctacaaaccaggataattttacgctgtaatattttctaagGAATAGCGATAATGCCTTTATCCCCGTAacaaaatgtgtcagaactatgaaAACTAGGAACGCTGTCTTAAtggtgtcgtttttatttaattgtgtctgaaaaactattgAAATTAATGTGGTTTCGTATAATTCTGAATCATCGTATTAAGAGGGGGACCCAGAAagtaaccctaaccctaaccctgtaTACAGCATATCAATTTTGGTACAAATATTAAACGTTTAGCGAGACATTTCTAATgtatgatcaaccaaaatttcagcgtcaatcaagcaaaatacagagctaaaaattttgctagattttaaacttggtatttcctattcaacatctaaaatgaaaacaaaaaatggcCTCATATCTGTGTACAAAGCCCTGTTTTTTGCTTATtatttgaagcttaacactcaaatacggttagtaaatagaaattgtaaacaattaaacagaaGAGACATGCACTAAAACATAGAGCacgatttaattttcaaaatgaatcatttatatACCTAGCTattacatatttccgtcagcgatattaaactctgtTTAAACTGATTAAACTCGAGAAAAAgctgagcatctcaacaaaacacgTTGCACTAATCAACCATTAGGCAAAAGATCataccgaattaccaatagaatgaattgtatttagtactttgtttatatatcagattttgcttatttGCGCAGGCAAACAGtcaactgtctgatttaccgaagtctatgtttaatttgatacgtaaacactacaaaatacaggcgatagttccccaaattacaaaacataaataatatgaaaatgaacgaaaatcaaaacaagctaaaataACACAACCGTTAAAtatgaaaactgtcaacgcattgaactattaaacctcaatttacttcacaaaatcggctctaatgtatcttgcatgtttcaaagatacTCTTTGCACGCAATTTATCATTcaacatggctgctttaaacaaagaacctacTTTTACATCGTCCCCTTTTAGAAgaatggaataccgaaccccaAGTTAAAATCTGATCTAAACAGGCATTtccttcattattattttcataataactaAGAATTGAAGAAGAATTAGCCCAtacttttgcaatttatatttccctttccataaggaatatttatgctaaattacgttgaaatTGACACAGCAGTtctgaagaagattttttaaaatgcatccccctttttgtacattttcgaggttttctccgctttgaatgaAGATCGatcttttatttctgcaatttatatttgccttaccAGAAGGAGTTCTGtgtcaaatttggttgaaataggTCAAGAGGGTTTAAAGAAGAAgtccaaaatgtaaaaagtttacagacgcaCGGACAGAcgtggattgtgggttttttgcttGTTTGTGGGGACCTAATTTCGTGGATGAGTCAGTTTTTAGTTTCAGTAGGTAAACCAAaccttttataattacttttcgccgaggatttaaattcgtgggcgagagctacccacgaataccacgaaaattgagccaccacgaattctaatggtTCAACAGTATTTAATATTGTTAATACACATAACCTACTTTGGGGCCACAGCGCAATTAGTGTCAGTGAAAGGAAACATTTATCTTCTTTACTTTATCGTTATATTAAAGACACAAAAAGATTTAGTTGATGTTTGTACatcatttaaaatgtatttataactgCCATATGATCTGTTGACCGCACATGTGTATACATAAtctgtattgtattatatactTTTATTGGGAGAGGGTGGTCTAAGTTTTTTAACTTGTGTGCGATCCCAGTTGAAATTTTGTACGATaatatatgttcaaatcaattaatatttaattaaacttgatttataatttttttttttggtaattttattgTTAATAGCGATATAAACATGTATGGCATTTACCCTGCTGTTGTCCCGCCGAGACACTGGAATCAGATTAACCTTTCTTAATCGAgatgcaaaattatataaaatattgggAGAATGAGCTTTGGAATTTCTTTTCAGGGTATAAATATCTGATTACAGGCtgatagcattgaatgattatttttttatgtcgCCGGTCCTACACCAGgccgtgcagacaaattgaatactgcGCGTTTTGCTGGCCACCCAGCCTTGGTtctttggagaaaaaaaacaatatttgtctGGCTTTCTAGCTAAGACTACTCAATCTGCATATGTTTCTGTCTTCCCACAAAtgtttatctaaaaataaaatttggtgttttgACTATTTTTACAACGTGTTATTTCACTTGAAACTAGCTTCATTATTAACTTGTTTCGACAcaagaaaaagatagttacTACCTATCGAAAGCcaaaggtcttgttaaaatggttctatcagACATGGTGAATAGATTTCAAGCAAGTAAACTGGTGGGCAACTTTAAAGTCAAGAAAACTGGTCATGTGATTGTATCCTGGCTCAGTACTTCATATGATTTCTACAAATAAGCTTATTAACCTGAAATCACCACAGGTCTTTTTTAAGCTAATCatccaatgttttagaaaagtCGAAGTATTTTTTcgaaatgttataaaatttattgaataataaatatacacagGAAAAACGTTATTTATTTAGAATGTATATGAGCATAATGGTATGATACAACAATAAAAACTTTGGAAGCCACGAATCACAGCTAAACATTCAACAGCGCTGACCTTTTACTGCAAACAACAAATCTAATTCCCAAATATACTTGTACAGTTACAAAGATATGGTGAAAAATAGTTTTCTTCAATTTAGGAAAcgtaaacatgaaaaatatgtaATTCATCAAGCAATCTAGCAAAACCATAATAGTTagatatacaaaattatattaagCATTTCAATTGTTTCAGGAAAATGGGttcctttatatatatacagcttactccacttatattgaactcgcttattttgaaattccgcttatattgaaatagaaataaatccccaGTTTTTACCTCTCATATTCTTTGCATTGATTTcacggatataatgaaatcggttattttgaaatatcgcttatattgaagccaCTGATCGGTCCCCAAAGGTGATAATAAGTTGTTTTTATAACGGTTATATTGAAGTTCTCCCTGGCGGCTGTCGTCACGGTTGGTGACAGTAATTATGCCAGACTGACCGgttgatatacaaaggtgtgaattgataaattctttttatgtgtgtttttatacttttattaaaaagtaaaatttattcactgtttaattttttgtttttacgaatACGGATGTATTGAGGCTAGACGTAATATGGAAACCCCACGGAAAAGAAATACCTTATCTCCGGACGCTAAATACAAACTAGTTATGGCTATTGATGAAAGAACAAAgcctaaattcgaaatagctaagGATTTTGAGATTATCGCGTGTACACTAACGATGATATTACAAGCAGCGTTCAGCAATATTTGAAGCGTTTGAGTGTGGTAATTTTTCTCTAACGTTTTTCTAAAACGTCAAAGAATGCGATCCGAGATTATGATGAGGTTTAAGATAGTAGCAAAACGAAACTTACAAAACTTtcggatataattttaatcaaactttcaagGACTAATGTTCATGTAATCCGTTTATTGTAATAGATAAATGATGATCTAATAATTTGTTCGGGTTTGGTTTTCTATGCTTACATCGGGattgaactttcaaaaatggcggcttcacgtcagtcaatttcgcttattgcatggtcccctgaatttcaatatatccggagtAGGCTGTATATGCCACAACAATAACAATGTTATTTCTTGTTCGTAGAACCCCGCGCGCTCGTATTGGAATAAAATTATACAAGtaatattatacataattattaatttcCTGCATCCAGGAAATTGTGctgttttctgttttatttccgctctattttttggcattttgaataatttaaatttataaatcttaaacaaatagTAGAAATATAACTGTccgatgaaattaaatttatttacattccGCCTTAAACTTCTggctacaaaaaaataattttttaatcacTCGCCCGCTCGTACCCTTTTACACTGAATGTCCGACGAACAGGAAATTCCATTGGTGTGGCCATAtatagttttgtaaaaaaaaaaaaaaaaaaaaaaaaagacataatCTTTTATTGCCAAGTCACTTAAGATACTTGATGATTTTGATGCAGTCATTGTCACATTCTCCGACCCAAAGattttcttcttcatccaaGCTCAAAACAAACGGATCCTGCAAACCACACGTGATGTACCGTAAGAACTTTCCGTTTCTGTCGGTTACATGAACGCAATTATTATCTCGATCTACGACCAGAATACGACAGGAACTGTCCGTTGCGATCCCGTGGGGATAGAACTCTTTGAAGCTGCGCGATAGGCATCCGGTATAACGGAAGCGAAATTCTCCGGATTTTTTCATCGAAATCACAGCGCATGCGTTCCAGTCAGAAACACAGATGTCACCATTTCCGTTTTCACAAATATACATATTGTTTCGGCTGACAGAAAATAATGGTTTCCCAGTTTCATCAAATTGGaattctttgtttaatttttcctTGGTGAATAAACCCACTTTGCTTTCTGTATAATCATTACGTCGCATGCACACCAACAACTCTCCGTCTGAATTGAAGCAGAGGCCATACGGTATCCAGTCGGACATACCGACAAACTTCTCGATCTTGGTCTTGTTTACTAAATAAATGCATGTTTCTTCCTTGTGAGAGAATGCTATATTGCCATCATTATTCATCGCTATATCTTTCTGACTGTTTCCAGTTGCGGCACTGAAGCATTTCAAAGTAGAACCCGATCTGTCTAGTTGTTTAATCTTTTCGTCATCTCCATAAATCCAAACCTTTTCCGTGGACTCGCAGCAgattcctttaatttttttacactttGTTGGGAGAACATCAAGAACAACTGGCTCTTCCATCATCATTTGTGTTGAAACCATGGTAACATCGCCCGTTTTACTTATGGTAAAACCTGGAAGTGTTGAGTGTACAGATGACTGGAGAGACACAATCTTTTCAATGAATTCTTCTTTTTTCACGTCTGGCAAAGTCAGTATGGGTGGTCTTACGTCTCTCATAGATGGTACAAGCCGTAATTCTTCTACGATTGATTTGTACTCAAGCATCTTCAAGGATTTTTCTTCTTTCAAGATATGTTCGTTTTGCTCAATACAaccttttattatttgatataaattctGCACTTTGTCTTTTTCGACTCGTAAAATCTGAAGATCTTCATTGACCATATCAGTCAGTTCGTGTTCAATTGTTTCTATTGCTTTATCAATGATGTCGTGCCAGATTTGTCCTATGGTTTTGAGAGAACTCTTTTCTTGAATGCTTTGCTCGGTgtatttcttgatttttataTCCCGATCTTCGACAATCATCGAATACTCTCTTTCAAAATGATGCAATTCTTTCAAATCTTCTGTGACAATGCTCCGGGTTTTTCCCAAAATCTCCGACAATTCCACTGCTCCATGTCGTTTGTGATTTGCAGTCAGGCACAGCGAACAGATCGGGACGTTACAGTCCTGACAGTAAAGGTGACGAGATTTTCCGGGATGGTCCTTACAATCTGATGCCTCTGATTTCGGTTTGACAGATTCTGAGGTGTATGGTAAAATTTCATGCTTCaaagatttgtttttgtttagatGTGTCTGTACACACTGCCCGCAGAGGTTAATATTACAACTCCCGCATAGAAAGGCGACGACTTCCTTACATATGCTGCACCGAACGACATCTTGTGCTGTGTTCGTAGTGCACCGATCGAAATCTTGTGCTATGTTCGTGGTGCATCGATCGAAATCTTGTGCTGTGTTCGTGGCCATGTCTTTCAATCTTCCTGGAATATTTGAGAATAAATTTATCAACTGAACATACGTAAAGTCgtgtataaaaaataatattacccCCTAAACAGAAAGAAGCGAGCTCATTAAACCCCACAGTTTCATGACAATTCGAGTCTTTCGCCGACCTTCGTTAACTACAATTGACTTATCATTTTCCTGTTGTTCATTGATTCAGCAATAAATCAATATAGTAAGTACTTCCCTGTTTGTAATGTTTCCGTTGATAATGTCATAAATCGGAACGGAAACAGAAAAGAACTGctctttttaatcaaaacattCATGTCGTTACTTGCATAGTATtactttcatttaattaatataaaacatcTCTCACCCTTACCGGAATGCAGTCGTCAGCTTTAAACACCGCAGTAGTAGAACAGTCTGAAGGGGTTGAAACAGCATTCATTGCATAATCTCTCTTTTTCCGTATCTGTAAATTCCATGTATTTTCTCCCTATCTATAATTTCCGGGTTGTTTAAACTTGAGAACTCTCGAACTGTTCCTGTGTATGTATATTTTAGAATGCGACCGACAGGTGGCCACTCCTGAAACAATGATACCTCTGTCAATATagctatattgattttcaaggctgaagctagcagccactatattattcgattttttttaatttttagccgggctctgctgaaggcagagtcctggctgtcgGCAGGCAAATCGCAAATGTtactttaaggtcagacgacacgttcctcaattttagataactttttccaggaatttgttaatggtttactactactttgacaagctttcttgcaaaaaattagggtaccttaccagacATTTCTGCAAattactagagtatgcaatttcctatgtaaccttcttgaaaatacacttgaattgctgatataaaaataaattcatatacaGCACAGTAAAATTCACTATAATGGAACTCTATCTCGGCCGGGTCGGGGCTTTGAACTGACGACCTCTGGAACCTATAtgcttctggcagtgagcggccacggttctaaccactcggccatctagacacataaccacattcaattaaattttaatcatttttaaaataattataaaatcaatattttttattggaactctttattacgaagagatacaaaaaagattttcgaggaacgtgtcgtctgaccttaaatagcacaacttcaaaagtgaacaaaaaaccaaacagcgtcaaagtaaaagctaccgctataccaaatagttacacgaAGAGCCACGTTTTGAGGGCAGTTTGtctctttcattttaatttcgagagaattgtctatctttttagttttcttattaataacttgttttaaaaacaagactatgcattttggacacatacaatgagcatgaatttccatgaactactttgctgcgcgttgaagaaatgggaattgaaaatataacgcatgttgcaaaattcaaggcagcaactgttgaacttttttctactagacagacatatatttgtttaaagccgcttacaaaatttggtcgctctctgacgctctgccgacattaaaagcatgaaagagagagagagagagagagagagagagagagagagatttcagtCTTTAccacacaatatgcataaagacacaccaaaagagcccggctttcagtacttcagtactttgatttgtttaagtattctcgttatcaaacatacttcttataataagaaattcatgaaatttgacacagtcaaacggatcttattaccaaatgattctatcagtttaatcaaatttgacttttttgttTCCGCATAAGGTcagtcaaggtcactacctttttcctcaacgtaaaggatgataaaaataagtgtagctctttgtagttgtgtagacatttgtttaatatttgaagattctattcttcaatgaaattattGAATATCAAAATGTCTATCAGCtaatactactaaattggaataaatatttatgccAAAATttatattgcttagcccgcatttcctctaattttcttaaagtatatgtggcgtatttggagtaaaatttttgacatgaattttagtgaaaataaacattatgcttcttataattagacgtttcacaAACTCTAACCCCGtaaaaatgttcttttattagttatttgtctctaaactttgctacacgtctgatgaatattaatgttatCGGCCATTTGTAACGCCACTGCGCATGAGTGCGGGAAAACCTAGTGTTGAAAACACGATggaagaacagtttgtttacaaattaggatcacgtttttcatgtcttaaattagataattcttATATCAGATGATACCCGAAGCAT is part of the Crassostrea angulata isolate pt1a10 chromosome 3, ASM2561291v2, whole genome shotgun sequence genome and encodes:
- the LOC128176978 gene encoding tripartite motif-containing protein 2-like, which produces MATNTAQDFDRCTTNIAQDFDRCTTNTAQDVVRCSICKEVVAFLCGSCNINLCGQCVQTHLNKNKSLKHEILPYTSESVKPKSEASDCKDHPGKSRHLYCQDCNVPICSLCLTANHKRHGAVELSEILGKTRSIVTEDLKELHHFEREYSMIVEDRDIKIKKYTEQSIQEKSSLKTIGQIWHDIIDKAIETIEHELTDMVNEDLQILRVEKDKVQNLYQIIKGCIEQNEHILKEEKSLKMLEYKSIVEELRLVPSMRDVRPPILTLPDVKKEEFIEKIVSLQSSVHSTLPGFTISKTGDVTMVSTQMMMEEPVVLDVLPTKCKKIKGICCESTEKVWIYGDDEKIKQLDRSGSTLKCFSAATGNSQKDIAMNNDGNIAFSHKEETCIYLVNKTKIEKFVGMSDWIPYGLCFNSDGELLVCMRRNDYTESKVGLFTKEKLNKEFQFDETGKPLFSVSRNNMYICENGNGDICVSDWNACAVISMKKSGEFRFRYTGCLSRSFKEFYPHGIATDSSCRILVVDRDNNCVHVTDRNGKFLRYITCGLQDPFVLSLDEEENLWVGECDNDCIKIIKYLKKVNLIPVSRRDNSRVVYKAMNTAQDVVRCSQCTEAVTHHCKICQKNLCLQCKDEHIDKSKSTPHEIIPFTSKHHEWQKCVDHPTELKTFYCQDCKVPICQLCPTRNHKRHGIEVLKDICETSRMTITGDLKELKIFQVEYSKIIKGLEEKATIYTEHTNNENSSLMKLGEELHKIVDREIERIQKQLANMVKEDLQILQDNKDEMQGSYKKVKYCIERNNRLLEENNPIEMLEYKSSVDELRLVPSMKDVSPPKLIMPNIKEEKIIEQVVSLKPSVHSILPGFTIFKTGDISMVSTRVLMTEPRLIKAIFTHGKKLKGICCESDDKVWVYGDDEEIKQLDNSGSILNVFNAVSKGIQKDIAINKDGHIAFAHEEDECIYLVNKKGIEKFVDMAGWIPYGLCFNLEGDLMVCMRTNNQEESKVGVFANGSLKQEIQFDNTGKPLFLPGRNNMYICENGNGDICVSDWNARAVIVLKKSGEFRFRYTGSDSPIIKNFYPHGIATDSCCRILVADRDNNCVRVIDRNGTFLRYIKCGLKDPYALCLDSEENLWVGECDTNCIKIIKYLE